In one window of Alkalicoccobacillus plakortidis DNA:
- a CDS encoding MerR family transcriptional regulator produces MMTYSIGEVAEEMNLTVHTLRYYDKEGLMPFVERSPSGTRLFKESDLESLKIIQCLKSSGMPIKEIKGFIGWCAEGDSTLKQRYEMFLERKATVEAQMEELKQTMEIINHKCHYYMTALDAGTEAIHKK; encoded by the coding sequence ATGATGACTTACTCAATTGGCGAAGTTGCAGAAGAAATGAATTTAACCGTCCATACATTACGCTACTATGATAAGGAAGGGCTCATGCCTTTTGTGGAACGTTCTCCGAGTGGAACTCGTCTATTCAAAGAATCTGACCTAGAATCGCTAAAAATTATTCAGTGCCTTAAATCTAGTGGAATGCCAATAAAAGAAATCAAAGGATTTATCGGTTGGTGTGCTGAGGGAGATTCTACCTTAAAGCAGAGATATGAGATGTTTTTGGAACGAAAAGCGACAGTAGAAGCTCAGATGGAAGAACTAAAACAAACGATGGAGATCATTAATCATAAATGCCATTATTATATGACGGCATTGGATGCGGGGACAGAGGCGATTCATAAAAAATGA
- a CDS encoding 2,3-butanediol dehydrogenase, which yields MNALMYYGSKNVKVESITEPVVTHDTVKIKVKYAGICGTDLHEYQHKSFVTEDKMILGHEFTGEIVEVGDLVTKYKAGDRVAVEPIWGCGECDTCKTGNYNICANMKSYGIHENGGFAEYVVVKEANVFALPDTLSYELAALIEPIAVVLQAIRKSTFKIGDSVALFGAGPIGLLLSECLRAAGASKIFVAEVSEERRELALKMGADVVLNPIEDDVVQIIKEHTNGGVDVSFDVAGVEATFVQSVDVIKPNGEFMIVSIFAEPIKYHPTMQVIGEKKINSSLGYNNIFAQAINLLSKGSLNVEPIITSTIKLDNIVEDGFEKLLNDKTECKILVRPN from the coding sequence ATGAATGCTTTAATGTACTACGGATCAAAAAATGTAAAGGTTGAGAGTATTACAGAACCAGTGGTTACCCATGATACTGTAAAAATAAAAGTTAAATACGCTGGTATATGCGGTACGGATTTACACGAGTATCAGCATAAGAGCTTTGTGACGGAAGACAAAATGATTCTAGGCCATGAGTTTACAGGAGAAATTGTCGAAGTAGGCGACCTTGTGACTAAATATAAAGCAGGCGACAGAGTGGCTGTTGAACCCATTTGGGGATGTGGCGAGTGTGATACCTGTAAAACAGGAAATTATAATATATGCGCTAATATGAAATCATACGGAATCCATGAGAATGGCGGATTTGCAGAATATGTCGTAGTAAAAGAAGCAAATGTATTTGCGCTTCCTGATACACTAAGCTATGAACTTGCAGCATTGATAGAACCTATTGCTGTTGTGTTGCAGGCAATTAGAAAAAGCACATTTAAAATTGGAGATAGTGTAGCCCTTTTTGGTGCTGGTCCAATTGGATTGCTTTTATCAGAATGTTTAAGAGCAGCAGGAGCAAGTAAAATCTTTGTAGCCGAAGTCAGTGAAGAGCGCAGAGAGTTAGCCTTGAAAATGGGTGCAGATGTTGTGTTAAACCCTATAGAAGATGATGTCGTGCAGATCATTAAAGAACATACCAATGGTGGGGTGGATGTATCTTTTGATGTTGCTGGAGTAGAAGCGACATTTGTGCAATCAGTAGATGTTATTAAACCAAACGGTGAATTTATGATTGTGAGTATATTCGCGGAGCCAATTAAATATCATCCTACAATGCAAGTAATTGGCGAGAAAAAAATTAACTCTTCACTTGGTTACAACAACATTTTTGCTCAAGCGATTAATCTGTTATCTAAGGGATCATTAAATGTTGAACCGATTATCACAAGTACAATCAAGTTAGACAACATAGTAGAAGATGGCTTTGAAAAACTACTAAATGATAAAACAGAATGCAAAATCTTGGTTCGTCCGAATTGA
- a CDS encoding GNAT family N-acetyltransferase: protein MEFPVFETDRLRLVQVNEEHTRSFFDIMSKDEVMQYYGMDPLKNIDDASKIVHYFQKSFEGKRAIRWAILLKETGDFVGTLGLNNLSIHTKKAEIGFELHPTHWNKGIMAEAAKEVLRYSFEEFALYRIGAVTFPQNEPSIQLLKRLGFAEEGLLRGYLFQGNQTHDALIFSLVRTEWEHK, encoded by the coding sequence ATGGAATTTCCTGTATTTGAGACGGATCGACTGAGATTAGTTCAAGTAAATGAGGAGCACACACGTAGCTTTTTCGACATTATGTCAAAAGATGAAGTGATGCAATATTATGGAATGGATCCTTTAAAAAATATCGACGACGCCTCAAAAATCGTACACTACTTTCAAAAATCATTTGAAGGCAAAAGAGCCATCAGATGGGCAATACTACTCAAGGAGACAGGCGATTTTGTTGGTACATTGGGATTAAACAACCTGAGCATACATACTAAAAAGGCTGAAATTGGTTTTGAATTACATCCAACACATTGGAACAAAGGGATCATGGCAGAAGCAGCAAAAGAGGTATTACGTTATTCATTTGAAGAATTTGCTTTGTATAGAATCGGAGCTGTAACATTCCCTCAAAATGAACCGTCGATACAACTATTAAAGCGATTAGGTTTTGCTGAGGAAGGATTATTGAGGGGGTATCTCTTTCAAGGTAATCAGACTCATGATGCGTTGATATTTTCGTTGGTGAGGACTGAGTGGGAACATAAATGA
- a CDS encoding serine hydrolase domain-containing protein yields MKKIVLTLLVWMILAMHSPNGYAEGTTTPSGIPISDMEETVDHIMNTHIGEEVPGASVSIVQNGEIVLQKGYGSANLEEGVPVDSETTYMEAGSVSKLFTWTAIMQLVEEGQITLDTDIREYLGEGKLNLTYDEPITFNHLMTHTAGFEERVENLTVYDTDNIYELEDYLFADKQPKQIYPPGEVIAYSNYSTSLAGYIVEQITGMPFKDYIQQFILDPLEMEHSTFDLRYDLIPGLMEDKAIGYTRAGDQWSAKPTSYINDVPAWCVNNNSQ; encoded by the coding sequence ATGAAAAAAATAGTACTAACATTGTTAGTGTGGATGATTTTAGCTATGCATTCACCTAATGGATACGCAGAAGGAACAACGACACCATCCGGAATTCCTATCTCGGATATGGAAGAAACGGTTGATCACATTATGAATACTCATATTGGAGAAGAGGTGCCTGGAGCATCCGTTTCCATTGTCCAAAATGGGGAAATCGTTTTACAAAAGGGATACGGTTCAGCCAACCTAGAAGAGGGTGTACCTGTTGATTCTGAAACCACCTATATGGAAGCCGGATCAGTTTCTAAATTATTTACTTGGACGGCCATCATGCAATTGGTTGAAGAGGGTCAAATCACGTTAGATACGGATATTCGGGAGTATCTTGGTGAAGGCAAATTAAACCTAACCTATGATGAACCTATCACATTTAATCATCTAATGACTCACACAGCAGGTTTTGAAGAGCGTGTGGAAAACTTAACTGTTTATGATACAGACAATATTTATGAACTGGAGGATTATCTTTTTGCCGATAAGCAACCGAAACAAATCTATCCACCAGGTGAAGTCATCGCGTACTCGAATTATAGTACAAGTCTTGCAGGGTACATCGTTGAGCAAATAACAGGGATGCCCTTTAAGGATTATATTCAACAATTTATTTTAGACCCGTTGGAGATGGAACACTCCACGTTTGATTTACGTTATGATTTAATTCCTGGTCTAATGGAAGACAAGGCGATTGGTTATACTCGTGCAGGTGATCAATGGTCAGCAAAGCCAACCTCATATATTAATGATGTCCCAGCTTGGTGCGTTAACAACAACAGCCAATGA
- a CDS encoding response regulator transcription factor, producing MSKHILIVDDDHEIAHLVSISLKNEGFTTMTASNGLEALKQMEKHHTDLIVLDVMMPEMNGLEFCQTVRQSQDLPILMISAKSEDMDKITGIMTGADDYLIKPFNTLELIVRIKALLRRAYYYRDTPKDNTLLELGELTINKKKYQAIVGELEIKLTSKEFEILYLLASNTGQVFDSETIFQHVWKEKYYDSNNTVMVHISNLRDKLEKALGYKVIQTVWGVGYKVE from the coding sequence TTGTCTAAGCATATATTGATTGTAGACGATGACCATGAGATTGCTCATCTAGTAAGTATTTCTCTCAAAAATGAAGGATTCACAACAATGACAGCAAGTAATGGATTAGAAGCACTTAAACAAATGGAAAAACACCATACTGACTTAATTGTATTAGATGTTATGATGCCTGAAATGAATGGGTTAGAGTTTTGCCAAACAGTTAGACAAAGTCAGGACCTACCTATTCTGATGATTAGCGCCAAATCAGAAGATATGGATAAAATTACTGGGATTATGACCGGGGCTGATGACTACTTAATCAAACCTTTTAATACACTTGAGCTCATTGTGAGAATCAAAGCCTTATTAAGAAGAGCCTACTATTACCGAGATACACCAAAAGATAACACGCTGCTCGAATTAGGGGAGCTTACCATAAATAAAAAGAAATATCAGGCGATCGTTGGAGAACTTGAGATCAAGTTAACCTCAAAAGAATTCGAGATCTTATATCTACTAGCAAGTAACACAGGACAAGTGTTTGACTCAGAAACAATATTCCAACACGTATGGAAGGAGAAGTATTACGATTCAAATAATACGGTAATGGTTCATATCAGTAATTTACGAGATAAGTTGGAGAAAGCATTAGGTTACAAAGTCATACAAACAGTTTGGGGGGTTGGTTATAAGGTTGAATAA
- a CDS encoding NAD(P)-dependent alcohol dehydrogenase yields the protein MVKAKARAVDGPDKGFREAEITRRDLDLHDVLIEIKFAGICHSDIHTAHGEWGEVNYPLVPGHEIAGIVTEVGPEVTKYKVGDRVGVGCMVDSCGECENCQKGEEQYCNKGNIPTYVGVDKYGEPTQGGYSTHIVVTEGFVVQIPDNIELDAAAPLLCAGITTFSPLNRWEAGPGKKVAVVGMGGLGHVAVKIAHAMGAEVTVLSQTLNKKEDGLKFGAKEYYATSEPETFEKLAGTFDLIINTVSAKIDVGAYINLLALDGTMVNVGAPAEPLSVHVMSLIGRRRSFAGSMIGGIRETQEMLNFCAEHNITPDIEVISADEIDAAYKRVLGSDVKYRFVIDTSTM from the coding sequence ATGGTAAAAGCAAAGGCTCGTGCAGTAGATGGTCCAGATAAAGGTTTCCGGGAAGCGGAGATTACTAGGCGTGACCTCGATCTACATGACGTTTTAATTGAGATTAAATTCGCAGGTATTTGTCATTCGGATATCCACACGGCTCATGGTGAGTGGGGAGAGGTCAACTATCCGTTAGTTCCAGGACATGAGATTGCTGGGATTGTAACAGAGGTCGGTCCTGAGGTAACCAAGTATAAAGTTGGTGACCGTGTAGGTGTCGGTTGTATGGTTGATTCTTGTGGAGAATGTGAGAACTGCCAAAAAGGGGAAGAACAATACTGTAACAAAGGGAACATCCCTACTTACGTTGGTGTTGATAAATATGGTGAGCCTACACAAGGAGGATATTCTACTCATATCGTTGTAACGGAAGGATTTGTTGTTCAGATTCCTGATAATATTGAGTTAGATGCAGCAGCACCACTACTTTGCGCAGGAATTACTACCTTCTCACCATTAAATCGTTGGGAAGCAGGACCAGGTAAAAAAGTAGCAGTCGTTGGTATGGGAGGACTTGGCCACGTAGCGGTTAAGATTGCACATGCTATGGGAGCCGAGGTAACTGTTCTTTCACAAACATTAAACAAAAAAGAAGACGGGTTAAAATTTGGAGCAAAAGAGTATTATGCAACAAGTGAACCAGAAACCTTTGAGAAACTTGCTGGTACGTTTGATCTAATCATCAATACGGTTAGTGCGAAAATCGACGTGGGTGCATATATTAACTTGCTAGCTCTTGATGGAACAATGGTTAACGTGGGTGCTCCTGCAGAACCATTATCTGTTCATGTGATGTCATTAATAGGACGTCGCCGTTCATTTGCAGGATCGATGATTGGTGGTATTCGTGAAACACAGGAAATGTTGAATTTCTGTGCGGAGCATAATATCACACCAGATATCGAAGTGATTTCTGCTGATGAGATTGATGCAGCCTACAAACGTGTCCTGGGATCAGATGTAAAATACCGCTTTGTTATTGATACGAGTACGATGTAA
- the alr gene encoding alanine racemase, whose amino-acid sequence MNRPRAWVDIHLDRLNHNVQQINALISKKTKIMAVVKADAYGHGLEQITLSLHQAGVTSFAVATLEEAIEVRGLLPFADILILGFTPVQNVYQLARHRLIQTVFSEWYVKLLASAACSARVMIKVEIKVDTGMNRIGFAYDQTNVIKELFSYKDLRVNGIYSHLSVADSFKPEDLAYTQVQINRYELCLKELDGFSYGRTHLQNSAGIINQSHLQFDYVRPGIMLFGIPSGEVKEVDLKPILELKASISMIKIVKAEEYVGYGRIVNFNEPRKIATVSIGYADGYPRSLSGKAVPVLVNGQYARIIGSVCMDQLMIDVTNIVGVSEEDQVVLIGTSQTKKIMMSTIAEKAHTITNDLACQFSLRTVRLYTSSNEKDVETLV is encoded by the coding sequence TTGAACCGGCCAAGAGCGTGGGTAGATATACATCTTGATCGCCTCAATCATAATGTTCAACAAATTAATGCCTTAATTTCTAAGAAAACTAAGATTATGGCTGTTGTCAAAGCGGATGCATATGGTCATGGCTTAGAGCAAATCACCTTAAGCTTACACCAAGCAGGAGTAACATCCTTTGCTGTAGCAACGCTTGAAGAAGCAATTGAGGTAAGGGGCTTGCTTCCTTTTGCAGACATTTTGATTCTAGGTTTTACGCCTGTTCAAAATGTTTATCAGTTAGCTCGCCACAGATTGATTCAAACGGTCTTTTCGGAATGGTATGTAAAATTATTGGCTTCTGCTGCTTGCTCAGCTAGGGTTATGATTAAGGTTGAGATTAAAGTGGACACAGGAATGAATCGAATTGGTTTTGCTTACGATCAGACAAATGTCATTAAAGAGCTATTTTCCTATAAAGATCTGAGAGTGAATGGAATTTATAGTCATTTGTCTGTAGCAGATAGTTTCAAGCCGGAAGACCTCGCTTATACTCAGGTCCAGATTAATAGGTATGAACTATGCTTAAAAGAACTGGATGGGTTTTCGTATGGTCGAACTCATTTGCAAAATAGTGCAGGAATTATTAATCAATCACATCTACAATTTGATTATGTGAGGCCTGGAATTATGCTTTTTGGGATTCCATCTGGTGAAGTAAAAGAAGTAGATTTAAAGCCAATTCTAGAGCTTAAAGCTAGCATCTCTATGATTAAAATAGTTAAGGCTGAAGAATATGTTGGATATGGTCGTATCGTTAATTTCAACGAACCAAGGAAAATTGCAACCGTCTCTATTGGATATGCAGATGGCTATCCGAGAAGTCTATCGGGAAAGGCTGTGCCCGTTTTAGTGAATGGGCAGTATGCAAGAATAATTGGAAGTGTGTGTATGGATCAATTAATGATTGATGTAACGAATATAGTTGGAGTAAGCGAAGAAGATCAAGTAGTATTAATAGGTACAAGTCAAACTAAGAAAATTATGATGTCTACGATAGCAGAAAAAGCTCACACTATTACCAATGACCTCGCATGTCAATTCTCGCTCCGTACGGTTAGACTTTATACATCAAGCAACGAGAAGGATGTGGAAACACTTGTCTAA
- a CDS encoding nucleotidyltransferase domain-containing protein, with translation MILEKVINRIVIQSEYKDFVDKYIDNILTEFKGKIHSIYMCGSIPKGTAKPFKSDADFTIVCVNPKDIDYERLSNIKDRLLEEYPVVTKIDTIICSIDDVLSKPNEWGFWVKIICVCIYGQDIGEKVPPIIISPEFILDLNTETKEEVDRIHSLLCSASDNTMKTRYIKGYSKRLIRALYSLILEDTGVWEDDIIKMKNAILNYCEIDSALVDYLYACYLDSNVLVEEFLGIADEVYSYFENALNAMAASRTSFD, from the coding sequence ATGATATTAGAAAAAGTCATAAATAGAATTGTAATACAAAGTGAATATAAGGATTTTGTTGATAAGTATATAGATAATATACTTACCGAATTTAAAGGTAAGATTCATAGCATTTATATGTGTGGCTCGATTCCAAAAGGAACTGCTAAACCTTTTAAGTCAGATGCAGACTTTACTATTGTATGTGTAAACCCCAAAGATATCGATTACGAAAGGTTGTCAAATATTAAAGACAGGCTTTTGGAAGAATATCCAGTAGTAACTAAGATTGATACGATAATTTGTTCGATTGACGATGTATTAAGTAAACCGAATGAGTGGGGTTTTTGGGTTAAGATCATTTGTGTTTGCATATATGGTCAGGACATTGGTGAAAAAGTACCACCGATAATTATTTCTCCAGAGTTCATTTTAGACTTAAATACAGAGACCAAGGAGGAAGTAGATCGTATACATAGTTTACTTTGTAGTGCTAGTGATAACACAATGAAAACTAGATATATTAAAGGTTACTCTAAGAGATTAATTCGTGCATTGTACTCTTTGATTTTAGAAGATACAGGTGTATGGGAAGATGACATTATTAAGATGAAGAATGCCATCTTAAACTATTGTGAGATTGACTCCGCTTTAGTTGATTATCTGTATGCTTGTTACTTGGATAGTAATGTACTTGTTGAAGAGTTTCTGGGAATTGCAGATGAAGTATATAGCTATTTTGAGAACGCCTTAAATGCAATGGCTGCTTCCAGAACTTCCTTCGACTAA
- a CDS encoding sugar O-acetyltransferase, translated as MNGTLLGEVVSLQDPEFSKMAQAIDRAQQIIAKLNTGYHNADEVRLLFGELTGNDIDESFELLPPFYTDFGQNIKVGQDVFINSGCTIMDRGGITLEDHVLIAPKVNLVTTNHPISPSNRRSTISKPIYIKKRAWIGIAATIMPGVTVGENSIVSAGAVVTKDVPDNVIVAGVPAKVIKSIEE; from the coding sequence TTGAACGGGACCTTGCTTGGAGAAGTAGTCTCCCTTCAAGATCCTGAATTCTCTAAAATGGCTCAAGCTATCGATCGCGCCCAACAGATAATCGCTAAACTGAATACTGGTTATCATAATGCTGATGAGGTGAGACTTTTATTTGGAGAATTAACAGGGAACGACATAGATGAGTCATTCGAGTTATTACCTCCCTTTTATACAGACTTTGGTCAAAATATAAAAGTAGGTCAAGATGTCTTCATCAATTCAGGCTGCACGATTATGGATCGAGGTGGGATTACGCTTGAGGACCATGTACTAATTGCTCCAAAAGTAAACCTGGTTACTACTAATCATCCCATTTCTCCTTCCAATCGTCGATCAACTATATCAAAGCCAATTTATATCAAAAAAAGAGCGTGGATTGGAATCGCTGCAACCATTATGCCTGGTGTGACTGTTGGTGAAAATTCCATTGTTTCTGCAGGCGCTGTCGTAACAAAGGATGTTCCTGACAATGTGATTGTTGCCGGAGTTCCAGCTAAAGTGATTAAGTCCATTGAGGAGTAA